The following are encoded together in the Mammaliicoccus vitulinus genome:
- the nrdF gene encoding class 1b ribonucleoside-diphosphate reductase subunit beta, whose protein sequence is MKAVNWNTQEDMTNMFWRQNISQMWVESEFKVSKDIASWETLTEPEKNAFKKALAGLTGLDTHQADDGMPLIMMHTSDLRKKAVYSFMGMMEQVHAKSYSHIFTTLLPSSETNELLDTWVVEEPHLKYKSDIIVGNYHKLWTKEASVYDQYMARVSSVFLETFLFYSGFYYPLYLAGQGRMTTSGEIIRKILLDESIHGVFTGLDAQSLKNELSQDEQIKADREMYRMLDLLYKNEYEYTKMLYDEIGLTNDVMNYVTYNANKALANLGFEPYYEEKAFNPIIENALNTSTKNHDFFSVKGDGYVIALNVESLTDDDFVFDEK, encoded by the coding sequence ATGAAGGCAGTAAATTGGAATACACAAGAAGATATGACAAATATGTTCTGGCGTCAAAACATCTCACAAATGTGGGTTGAATCAGAATTTAAAGTATCTAAAGATATAGCAAGTTGGGAAACACTTACAGAACCTGAAAAAAATGCATTTAAAAAAGCATTGGCAGGACTTACAGGTTTAGATACACATCAAGCAGATGATGGAATGCCACTAATAATGATGCACACGAGCGATTTACGTAAAAAAGCTGTGTATTCATTTATGGGTATGATGGAACAAGTACATGCGAAAAGTTATTCTCATATATTCACAACATTGTTACCATCTAGCGAAACAAACGAACTATTAGATACATGGGTTGTAGAAGAACCACATCTAAAATACAAATCAGATATAATTGTAGGAAACTACCATAAACTGTGGACTAAAGAGGCTTCTGTATATGATCAATATATGGCTAGAGTATCAAGTGTGTTCTTAGAAACATTCTTATTCTACTCAGGCTTCTATTATCCTTTATATTTAGCTGGACAAGGTCGTATGACAACTTCAGGTGAAATTATTCGTAAAATATTATTAGATGAATCGATTCATGGTGTATTTACAGGATTAGATGCACAAAGTCTGAAAAATGAACTTTCACAAGACGAACAAATTAAAGCTGATAGAGAAATGTATCGTATGCTTGATTTACTATATAAAAACGAATACGAATATACTAAAATGTTGTACGATGAAATAGGATTAACGAATGACGTAATGAACTATGTAACATATAATGCTAACAAAGCATTAGCAAACTTAGGATTCGAACCTTACTATGAAGAAAAAGCATTCAACCCGATTATAGAGAATGCTTTAAATACAAGCACTAAGAACCATGACTTCTTCAGTGTTAAAGGTGACGGTTACGTAATAGCATTAAATGTAGAATCACTTACAGATGACGACTTCGTCTTTGATGAAAAATAA
- the nrdE gene encoding class 1b ribonucleoside-diphosphate reductase subunit alpha, with protein sequence MKMINKQQKNHIELNNKVTKRREDGFFDIEKDQEALEVYLEEIAEKTIQFNDPMERLHFLVDQDFYYDLFKEYSEESLKEINQFADSIPFQFASYMSASKFFKDYALKTNDKSEYLETYKEHVIIVALYLAKGNVKQAKQFVEGMIEQRIQPATPTFLNAGRARRGELVSCFLLEADDSLNSINFIDSTAKQLSKIGGGVAINLSKLRARGEAIKGIKGVAKGVLPVAKSLEGGFSYADQLGQRPGAGAVYLNIFHYDVLEFLDTKKVNADEDIRLSTISTGLIVPSKFFDLAKEGKDFYMFAPHTVEREYGVTLDDINLDEYYDELVANPNVIKKAKDARDMLNTIAQTQLQSGYPYLMFKDNANKVHPNANIGQIKMSNLCTEIFQLQETSIINDYGTEDEIKRDISCNLGSLNIVNVMESKKFKDSVHIGMDALTVVSDDTEIKNAPGVRKANSELHSVGLGVMNLHGYLAKNKIGYESEQAKDFANVFFMTMNYYSIQRSMEIAKERQETYVDFDKSDYASGKYFEKYIQNDIKPQFDNVTALFEGIDVPTAEDWKALAEAVKENGLYHAYRLAIAPTQSISYVQNATSSVMPIVDQIERRTYGNAETFYPMPFLSPETMWYYKSAFNTDQMKLIDLIATIQEHVDQGISTILYVNSEISTRELSRLYVYAHHKGLKSLYYTRNKLLSVEECTSCSI encoded by the coding sequence ATGAAAATGATCAACAAACAACAGAAAAATCATATTGAATTAAACAATAAAGTAACTAAAAGAAGAGAAGACGGCTTTTTCGATATTGAAAAAGATCAAGAAGCTTTAGAAGTATATTTAGAAGAAATAGCAGAAAAAACAATCCAATTTAATGATCCAATGGAACGCTTGCACTTTTTAGTTGATCAAGACTTCTATTATGATTTATTTAAAGAATACAGTGAAGAATCACTTAAAGAGATCAACCAGTTTGCAGATTCAATTCCTTTTCAATTTGCAAGTTATATGTCAGCAAGTAAATTTTTCAAAGATTATGCATTAAAGACTAATGATAAATCCGAATATCTAGAAACATATAAAGAACACGTTATTATTGTGGCGCTATATTTAGCTAAAGGTAATGTTAAACAAGCTAAGCAATTTGTTGAAGGTATGATTGAACAACGTATTCAACCTGCAACACCAACATTCTTAAATGCTGGTAGAGCAAGACGTGGTGAGTTAGTCAGTTGTTTCTTACTAGAAGCAGATGATAGTTTAAATTCAATTAACTTTATCGATTCAACTGCTAAACAATTGAGTAAAATTGGTGGCGGTGTAGCTATTAATTTATCTAAATTACGTGCTCGTGGTGAAGCAATCAAAGGCATTAAAGGGGTAGCTAAAGGCGTACTTCCAGTTGCGAAATCATTAGAAGGTGGATTTAGTTATGCTGATCAGCTTGGTCAAAGACCTGGTGCAGGTGCAGTTTATTTAAACATCTTCCACTATGACGTACTAGAATTTTTAGATACTAAAAAAGTTAACGCTGATGAAGATATTAGACTTTCAACAATATCTACAGGCTTAATCGTTCCTTCAAAATTCTTTGATCTTGCTAAAGAAGGTAAAGATTTCTATATGTTTGCACCTCACACTGTTGAACGTGAATACGGTGTAACGCTAGACGATATTAACCTAGATGAATATTATGATGAGCTTGTTGCAAATCCTAATGTTATTAAAAAAGCTAAAGACGCTCGTGATATGCTCAATACAATTGCGCAAACACAATTACAATCAGGTTATCCTTATTTGATGTTCAAAGACAATGCGAATAAAGTACATCCGAACGCAAATATTGGTCAAATTAAAATGAGTAACTTATGTACGGAAATTTTCCAATTACAAGAGACATCTATTATTAATGATTACGGCACAGAAGATGAAATTAAACGTGATATTTCATGTAACTTAGGGTCATTAAATATCGTGAATGTAATGGAATCTAAGAAATTTAAAGATTCAGTTCATATCGGAATGGACGCATTAACAGTTGTTTCTGATGATACAGAAATTAAAAATGCTCCAGGTGTGAGAAAAGCGAACAGTGAATTACATTCAGTTGGCTTAGGCGTTATGAATTTACATGGTTATTTAGCTAAAAACAAAATTGGCTATGAGTCTGAGCAAGCAAAAGACTTTGCTAATGTATTCTTTATGACTATGAATTACTATTCTATTCAACGTTCAATGGAAATTGCGAAAGAAAGACAAGAAACGTATGTTGATTTCGATAAATCTGATTATGCTTCAGGTAAATATTTTGAAAAATATATTCAAAATGATATTAAACCACAATTTGATAATGTTACAGCATTATTTGAAGGCATTGACGTTCCAACAGCTGAAGATTGGAAAGCATTAGCAGAAGCGGTTAAAGAGAATGGATTATATCACGCGTACAGACTTGCTATTGCACCAACTCAAAGTATTTCATATGTGCAAAATGCTACAAGTTCAGTAATGCCTATCGTAGACCAAATTGAAAGAAGAACATATGGTAATGCAGAAACATTCTATCCAATGCCATTCTTATCACCAGAAACGATGTGGTATTACAAATCAGCATTTAATACAGATCAAATGAAATTAATTGATTTAATTGCAACAATTCAAGAGCACGTAGACCAAGGTATTTCTACAATCTTATATGTTAATTCAGAAATTTCTACACGTGAACTTTCAAGATTATATGTATATGCTCACCATAAAGGTTTGAAATCACTTTACTATACACGTAATAAATTATTAAGTGTTGAAGAATGTACAAGTTGCTCAATTTAA
- the nrdI gene encoding class Ib ribonucleoside-diphosphate reductase assembly flavoprotein NrdI: MKIIYYSLTGNVRRFIQRAGLSDTMALTEANKTNVINEPFIMVTGTIGFGQVPDTVQDFLNVNHQHLRAVAGSGNRNWGQNFAKASEEIANKYHVPLLMKFELHGNQEIADEFKEKVVNLYENDQQTTEKSY; the protein is encoded by the coding sequence ATGAAGATAATTTATTACTCTTTAACAGGTAATGTAAGACGGTTCATTCAGAGGGCTGGATTGTCTGATACAATGGCTCTCACTGAGGCTAACAAAACAAATGTAATAAACGAACCATTTATAATGGTTACAGGTACAATTGGATTCGGCCAAGTACCTGACACTGTGCAAGATTTCTTGAATGTAAATCATCAACATCTTAGAGCGGTAGCAGGTAGTGGAAATAGAAATTGGGGACAGAATTTCGCGAAAGCAAGTGAAGAAATCGCGAATAAATATCATGTCCCTTTATTGATGAAATTTGAATTACACGGTAACCAAGAAATAGCAGATGAATTTAAAGAAAAGGTGGTTAATCTCTATGAAAATGATCAACAAACAACAGAAAAATCATATTGA
- a CDS encoding DMT family transporter: protein MNSTVKGIIAILISSIGFSLMAVFFRLSGDLPVFQKSLFRNLIAMIVPIYFVIKFKAPFFGKLENQPLLILRSTLGLIGVLLNIYAIDHMVLSDADMLMKLNPFWTILLCALFLNEKARKYQIIAMVVAIAGALFIIKPTFDSDTTPAIIGLLSGIFAAGAYTALRPLGQREKSYTTVFYFSFFSTVALIPFVIFTFEPMTTSQVIILLMSGVFATIGQFGITIAYSFAAAKDISIFVYASVIFSALLGFIIFKEVPDLLSYLGYIIIFLAGYYMFRKAQRNPKPKQSISKGES, encoded by the coding sequence ATGAACTCTACAGTTAAAGGTATAATAGCCATACTCATTTCATCAATAGGATTTAGTTTAATGGCTGTATTCTTCAGACTTTCTGGTGACTTACCGGTTTTTCAAAAATCACTCTTTAGAAACCTTATTGCGATGATTGTACCCATTTACTTCGTTATCAAATTTAAAGCACCCTTTTTCGGTAAATTAGAAAACCAACCATTGCTTATATTACGTTCCACACTTGGTTTAATTGGTGTGTTGCTCAATATTTATGCAATCGATCATATGGTTTTAAGTGATGCAGACATGTTAATGAAATTAAATCCATTCTGGACTATACTACTTTGTGCATTGTTTTTAAATGAAAAAGCCCGGAAATATCAAATTATTGCAATGGTTGTTGCAATTGCAGGTGCACTTTTCATCATTAAACCTACATTTGATTCAGATACAACCCCTGCAATTATCGGATTACTATCAGGTATTTTTGCTGCTGGCGCATACACAGCTTTAAGACCATTAGGACAACGCGAAAAATCTTATACAACAGTTTTTTATTTTTCATTCTTTTCAACAGTCGCATTAATCCCATTTGTCATATTTACATTTGAACCGATGACGACATCACAAGTTATCATATTGTTAATGTCGGGTGTGTTCGCAACAATTGGTCAGTTTGGCATAACAATCGCATATAGTTTTGCTGCTGCTAAAGATATTTCAATATTTGTATATGCTTCTGTAATATTTAGTGCTTTACTCGGTTTCATCATATTTAAAGAGGTACCCGATTTATTAAGCTATCTAGGATATATCATTATATTCCTTGCAGGATATTATATGTTCAGAAAAGCTCAAAGAAATCCAAAACCGAAACAATCCATTTCAAAAGGAGAATCATAA
- the queF gene encoding preQ(1) synthase yields MSEGRNKEELKDITLLGNQNNQYHDQYTPEVLEVFDNKHQGRDYFVKFNCPEFTSLCPITGQPDFATIYISYIPNVKMVESKSLKLYLFSFRNHGDFHEDCMNVIMNDLIELMDPHYIEVLGKFTPRGGISIDPYTNYGRPDSKYEKMAEYRMMNHDLYPENIDNR; encoded by the coding sequence ATGTCAGAGGGAAGAAATAAAGAAGAATTAAAAGATATCACATTATTAGGGAATCAAAACAATCAATATCACGATCAATATACGCCAGAGGTATTAGAAGTGTTTGACAACAAACACCAAGGTAGAGATTACTTCGTTAAATTTAATTGTCCAGAATTCACATCATTATGCCCAATCACTGGACAACCGGATTTTGCTACTATTTATATTTCTTACATTCCAAATGTAAAAATGGTAGAATCTAAATCTTTAAAATTATATCTGTTTAGCTTTAGAAACCACGGAGATTTTCACGAAGATTGTATGAATGTCATTATGAATGACTTAATAGAATTAATGGACCCCCATTATATAGAAGTTTTAGGTAAATTTACGCCACGAGGTGGCATTTCAATTGATCCATATACGAACTACGGTAGACCAGATTCAAAGTATGAAAAAATGGCAGAATATCGCATGATGAATCACGACTTATATCCTGAAAATATAGATAACAGATAA
- a CDS encoding peptide MFS transporter: protein MGNKHYTKEEIIQSTPRTGFFGHPKGLSTLFLTEFWERFSYYGMKAILAYYIYYSVAKGGFGIDQGLALQIVSIYGALVYMSGVIGGWIADRITGTRHALFYGGILIMIGHVLLSLPSNFTLLLVALLFLIIGTGLLKPNISSTVGLLYEKNDPRLDSAFTIFYMSINLGALLSPLLIGWLQVNVGFHAGFAVAAVGMFLGLIIYFLTNKKYLGLAGIEVPDPLNSEEKKKITKIVAIVVAVIAIVCVILSIFGQLTLPNFANFISVLGVLLPIYYFIKITVSKKTEDYERTRVYAYIPLFIAAVAFWMIQEQGSTVLAQFADTKTQLSMAKLTGGAIDFNIPAAWFQSLNPFFIILFAPIFSILWVKLGKFNPPTVYKFSIGVFLAGLSYIIMVVPLSSDSSLINPVWLFASFLLVTLGELCISPIALSTTTKLAPKAFTAQMMSVWFLSNAMAQGLNAQMVKVYTSISSNDYFLYSGILAIIIAILLLVASPKIKTLMGGIK from the coding sequence ATGGGTAACAAACATTATACTAAAGAGGAAATTATCCAGAGTACACCGCGTACTGGTTTCTTTGGCCATCCTAAAGGCTTATCAACATTGTTCCTAACTGAATTTTGGGAAAGATTTAGTTATTATGGGATGAAGGCTATTCTTGCCTACTACATTTACTATTCAGTAGCAAAAGGCGGATTTGGCATTGATCAAGGTTTAGCACTTCAAATTGTATCTATCTACGGTGCACTTGTTTATATGAGTGGTGTCATTGGTGGATGGATTGCTGATAGAATTACAGGTACACGACATGCATTATTCTATGGTGGAATACTCATCATGATCGGTCATGTTCTATTATCACTACCGAGCAATTTCACTTTATTATTAGTCGCACTTTTATTCTTAATCATTGGTACAGGACTATTGAAACCTAACATTTCATCAACTGTTGGTTTATTATATGAGAAAAATGATCCAAGATTGGACTCAGCATTTACAATTTTCTACATGTCAATCAACTTAGGTGCATTACTATCACCACTATTAATCGGTTGGTTACAAGTTAACGTTGGTTTCCATGCTGGTTTCGCAGTAGCGGCAGTAGGTATGTTTCTCGGTTTAATCATTTATTTCTTAACAAACAAGAAATATTTAGGTCTAGCTGGTATAGAAGTACCGGATCCGTTAAATTCAGAAGAAAAGAAAAAAATTACAAAAATCGTTGCAATTGTCGTTGCAGTCATCGCAATTGTCTGCGTTATTCTAAGTATATTTGGTCAATTAACATTACCGAACTTTGCGAACTTCATTTCAGTTCTAGGTGTTCTATTACCAATTTATTACTTTATAAAAATTACTGTAAGTAAAAAGACGGAAGATTACGAACGTACACGTGTGTATGCGTACATACCATTATTTATAGCTGCAGTAGCGTTTTGGATGATTCAAGAACAAGGTTCTACAGTATTAGCACAATTTGCAGATACTAAAACACAATTAAGTATGGCTAAACTAACTGGTGGTGCAATTGATTTCAACATACCAGCAGCTTGGTTCCAGTCACTTAACCCGTTCTTCATCATTCTATTCGCACCAATATTCTCAATCTTATGGGTTAAACTAGGTAAGTTCAATCCACCTACTGTTTATAAGTTCTCTATAGGTGTATTCTTAGCAGGTCTTTCATATATCATTATGGTTGTACCTTTATCAAGTGATTCATCATTAATCAACCCAGTATGGTTATTCGCAAGTTTCTTACTAGTAACACTTGGTGAACTTTGTATCTCACCAATCGCTTTATCAACAACAACAAAATTAGCACCAAAAGCATTTACAGCTCAAATGATGAGTGTTTGGTTCTTATCAAATGCTATGGCACAAGGGTTAAATGCTCAAATGGTTAAAGTTTACACGAGTATAAGTTCAAATGATTACTTCTTATACTCAGGTATTTTAGCAATTATTATAGCTATCTTACTTCTAGTAGCTAGTCCAAAAATCAAAACATTGATGGGCGGCATAAAATAG
- a CDS encoding peptide MFS transporter yields the protein MSKMTREEMVETVPQHGFFGHPRGLGILFFVEFWERFSYYGMRAILLYYLYFSVSQGGLGLDKITAQQVMSMYGSLIFMTGILGGWVADRLLGSRRSLMYGAVLIMLGHVVLSLPFGLGAFLISMILIIVGSGLMKPNISNVVGGLYHKSDNRLDAGFVIFYMSVNMGALISPLIIDKVRVSIGFHQGFSIAAFGMLLALIAYVLFQRKSLGEVENHPSNPLNHKEKLKYSKIFTYSAIGIVILLGILYSIGQLTFNSISLIVLIVGIVVPFIYWAIMYRSPDIDATEKSRLIAYIPLFLASVLFWSIQEQGSNVLGVFAQEHTQLDLNAYGINFVIPAGWFQSINPFFIVIFAPVISFLWQKLGKYNPSTPLKFVIGLTFAGISFIAMMIAMSMQQAELMNPIWLIFSFFLCVIGELCLSPTGSSVSVKLAPKAFSAQMLSLWFLTNATAQGINGQLVKLIEPLGQQNYFGLIGAIAIVVALIVLAMTPKIKKLMQGIH from the coding sequence ATGAGCAAAATGACGCGAGAGGAAATGGTAGAAACTGTTCCTCAACATGGGTTTTTTGGTCATCCACGTGGATTAGGCATATTATTCTTTGTAGAATTCTGGGAACGTTTTAGTTATTACGGGATGCGTGCGATTTTACTGTATTATTTATACTTTTCTGTTAGTCAAGGTGGGCTTGGATTAGATAAAATCACAGCGCAACAAGTTATGTCAATGTATGGTTCACTCATATTTATGACTGGTATATTAGGTGGATGGGTTGCCGATAGATTACTTGGTTCACGTCGATCATTGATGTACGGAGCCGTACTTATTATGTTAGGCCACGTAGTATTATCTTTACCATTTGGTTTAGGTGCATTTTTAATATCTATGATTCTTATTATCGTAGGTTCAGGATTAATGAAACCGAATATTTCAAACGTTGTTGGAGGTTTGTACCACAAGAGCGATAATAGACTGGATGCAGGGTTCGTTATATTCTACATGTCAGTTAACATGGGTGCCTTAATATCACCACTTATTATTGACAAAGTGCGTGTTAGTATAGGATTTCATCAAGGTTTCTCTATCGCAGCATTTGGTATGTTATTAGCTTTAATAGCTTATGTACTATTCCAAAGAAAAAGTCTTGGAGAAGTTGAAAATCACCCTTCTAACCCTTTAAATCATAAAGAAAAGCTGAAATATTCTAAAATATTTACATATAGTGCGATAGGTATTGTTATCCTTTTAGGTATATTATATTCAATTGGACAACTTACATTTAATTCAATTAGTTTAATCGTATTAATAGTCGGTATCGTTGTACCCTTTATATATTGGGCAATTATGTATCGCAGTCCAGATATCGATGCCACTGAAAAATCAAGACTGATAGCATATATACCGCTTTTCTTAGCTTCAGTATTATTCTGGAGCATTCAAGAACAAGGTTCGAACGTACTTGGGGTATTTGCTCAAGAACACACTCAATTAGATTTAAATGCATATGGTATTAACTTTGTTATACCAGCAGGTTGGTTCCAATCTATAAATCCTTTCTTCATCGTTATATTTGCGCCAGTTATTTCATTCTTGTGGCAAAAGTTAGGAAAATACAATCCATCTACACCACTTAAATTTGTAATTGGTTTAACATTTGCAGGTATTTCATTTATTGCTATGATGATTGCAATGTCCATGCAACAAGCAGAACTGATGAATCCAATATGGTTAATATTTAGCTTCTTCTTATGTGTAATCGGAGAACTGTGTTTATCACCTACTGGATCAAGTGTGTCTGTTAAACTTGCACCAAAAGCATTTTCAGCACAAATGTTAAGTCTTTGGTTCTTAACAAACGCAACAGCACAAGGTATTAACGGTCAACTCGTTAAACTTATAGAACCATTAGGACAACAAAATTACTTCGGACTAATTGGTGCAATTGCAATTGTCGTGGCATTGATTGTATTAGCCATGACACCAAAGATCAAAAAACTTATGCAAGGTATACACTAG
- a CDS encoding 5' nucleotidase, NT5C type codes for MTKQTIGIDMDEVLADTIKKLLRRYNEETASNVTMEELKGTKIRNMMPEHQGVLTSILREDGFFRDLEVFPNAIEVVQKLNEYYDVYIVTAAMDVPTSFADKYDWLREHMPFLSPQHFVFCGDKGIVNTDYLIDDNPKQLESFNNHALMYAADHNAEYDKWPKVQNWLEVEEYFLGEYGEYAKHHETVSESSK; via the coding sequence ATGACGAAGCAAACAATCGGTATTGATATGGATGAAGTTCTAGCTGACACAATTAAAAAATTATTAAGACGTTACAATGAAGAAACTGCTTCAAATGTAACAATGGAAGAACTTAAAGGTACAAAAATACGTAATATGATGCCAGAGCACCAAGGTGTTCTTACGAGTATTTTAAGAGAGGATGGCTTCTTCAGAGATTTAGAAGTATTTCCGAATGCGATTGAAGTCGTTCAAAAATTAAATGAATATTATGACGTATATATTGTCACTGCGGCAATGGACGTACCAACTTCATTTGCTGACAAATATGATTGGCTAAGAGAACATATGCCATTTTTATCACCACAACATTTTGTGTTCTGCGGTGATAAAGGCATCGTCAATACAGACTACCTAATTGATGACAACCCTAAACAATTAGAAAGCTTTAATAACCACGCTCTTATGTATGCTGCCGATCACAATGCTGAGTATGATAAATGGCCAAAAGTTCAAAACTGGCTAGAAGTAGAAGAATATTTCTTAGGTGAGTACGGCGAGTACGCTAAACATCATGAAACTGTATCAGAATCATCAAAATAA
- the hisC gene encoding histidinol-phosphate transaminase: MKQQLSELQAYQPGLSPRQLKEKYGIDGEMVKLASNENLYGPSPKVKEAIKNNLDELFYYPEVKQFEVKETLSTFLNVKKEQIFFGSGLDEVIMIISRTVLEPGDEILTSDMTFGQYKHHAIIESAQVKTTPLKDGYFDLDAMYEQITDKTKLIWICNPNNPTGTYLSHDAIESFIKKVPDDIIVLIDEAYIEFAVADDIPNSLELLSKYNQVVVLRTLSKAYGLASQRIGYAIANESLLDQLDIVRLPFNVTSLSAVAADAAIKDQTYLKEMTQKNRQEIEKFLNASFKEHIYDSQTNFIYVNTEEPQVLYDYLIKEGFITRPFPNGVRITMGFSEHNDKMLKVLETFFETHNS; the protein is encoded by the coding sequence ATGAAGCAACAGTTAAGTGAATTACAGGCATATCAACCGGGTTTATCACCGAGACAATTAAAAGAAAAGTATGGCATAGATGGAGAAATGGTCAAGCTTGCTTCAAATGAAAATTTATATGGTCCTTCACCAAAAGTAAAAGAAGCCATTAAAAATAATTTAGACGAATTATTCTATTATCCAGAAGTGAAACAGTTTGAAGTGAAAGAAACATTAAGCACATTCCTTAATGTAAAAAAAGAACAAATCTTTTTTGGTTCAGGTTTAGACGAAGTTATTATGATTATTTCAAGAACTGTCTTAGAGCCTGGCGATGAAATATTAACAAGTGATATGACGTTTGGACAGTACAAACATCATGCCATTATTGAAAGTGCACAAGTTAAAACAACACCACTTAAAGATGGTTATTTTGATTTAGATGCTATGTATGAACAAATCACAGACAAAACTAAATTAATATGGATATGTAATCCTAATAATCCTACTGGCACATATCTTTCACATGATGCCATCGAATCTTTTATTAAAAAAGTGCCTGATGACATTATTGTGTTAATTGATGAAGCGTATATAGAGTTTGCAGTTGCTGACGATATCCCAAACAGTTTAGAACTGTTATCAAAATATAACCAAGTAGTTGTGTTAAGAACGTTATCTAAAGCGTATGGACTAGCTTCACAGCGTATAGGGTATGCGATAGCGAATGAGTCTTTATTAGATCAATTAGATATCGTGAGACTGCCTTTCAACGTAACATCTTTATCTGCAGTTGCAGCAGATGCAGCGATAAAAGACCAAACTTATTTAAAAGAAATGACACAAAAAAATCGTCAAGAAATAGAGAAGTTTTTAAATGCTTCTTTCAAAGAACATATTTATGATAGCCAAACGAATTTTATATATGTAAATACTGAAGAGCCTCAAGTATTATATGATTATTTAATCAAAGAAGGATTTATTACACGACCATTTCCAAATGGCGTTCGAATTACGATGGGTTTCAGTGAACATAATGATAAAATGTTAAAAGTATTAGAAACATTTTTTGAAACGCATAATTCATAA